One Thermoplasma volcanium GSS1 genomic window carries:
- a CDS encoding bifunctional N(6)-L-threonylcarbamoyladenine synthase/serine/threonine protein kinase — MIVLGLEGTAHTISCGILDENSIMANVSSMYKPKTGGIHPTQAAAHHVDKVSEVIAKAIEIAGIKPSDIDLVAFSMGPGLGPSLRVTSTAARTLAVTLKRPIIGVNHPLGHIEIGKRLSGAQDPVMLYVSGGNTQVIAHLNGRYRVLGETLDIGIGNMIDKFARYAGIPFPGGPEIEKLAKDGRKLLTLPYSVKGMDTSFSGILTSALEYLKKGEPVEDISFSIQETAFSMLVEVLERALYVSGKDEVLMAGGVALNNRLREMVSEMGREVDATTYMTDKNYCMDNGAMIAQAGLLMYKSGIRMNIEDTSINPRYRIDEVDAPWVIEKNVKYRDAGAESRIVNTDFYGRSAVKKIRIAKGYRLKELDERIRGERMKNEFTVIRRMRDAGICVPIVYDYDPFEKTLTLSQIQGELLRDVIRARPNVMGNVGHDVAVMHKNKISHGDLTVNNIIVSDRICFIDASMGKVNAELEDLAVDVYTLEDSINSLSENGKTLMKEFKMSYRANFPQANDVLNIVEDIRRRHRYV, encoded by the coding sequence GTGATAGTTCTTGGACTTGAAGGTACAGCACACACGATAAGCTGTGGGATACTGGATGAAAATAGCATAATGGCTAACGTCTCATCCATGTACAAGCCAAAAACTGGCGGCATCCATCCAACTCAGGCTGCAGCTCACCATGTAGATAAGGTCTCTGAAGTAATAGCTAAGGCTATCGAGATTGCAGGAATAAAACCCTCAGATATCGATCTTGTGGCGTTCTCTATGGGACCAGGGCTTGGCCCATCGCTGAGGGTAACGAGCACTGCAGCAAGGACTCTCGCGGTCACCCTAAAAAGACCCATAATTGGTGTGAACCATCCGCTTGGCCACATAGAGATCGGGAAGAGGTTAAGCGGTGCACAAGATCCAGTTATGCTATACGTATCTGGCGGAAATACGCAAGTGATTGCACATCTTAACGGAAGATACCGTGTACTTGGCGAGACTCTCGATATCGGAATAGGAAATATGATCGACAAATTTGCCAGGTATGCGGGCATTCCCTTTCCAGGAGGCCCTGAAATTGAGAAGCTTGCAAAGGACGGTCGCAAGCTTCTTACTCTACCCTACTCCGTCAAAGGCATGGATACTTCGTTTTCCGGCATCCTAACCTCAGCGCTCGAATATCTTAAAAAGGGAGAACCAGTGGAAGATATAAGCTTCAGCATTCAGGAAACAGCTTTTTCAATGTTAGTTGAGGTGCTTGAAAGGGCACTTTATGTTTCAGGCAAAGACGAGGTACTTATGGCTGGCGGTGTTGCCCTCAATAACAGGTTAAGGGAGATGGTTTCTGAAATGGGGCGCGAGGTGGATGCCACTACGTACATGACTGATAAGAACTACTGCATGGACAACGGAGCTATGATAGCTCAGGCCGGACTCTTGATGTATAAATCTGGTATAAGGATGAATATAGAGGATACAAGCATAAACCCAAGGTATAGAATCGACGAAGTTGATGCACCTTGGGTAATTGAAAAAAATGTAAAATACAGGGATGCCGGTGCTGAATCAAGGATCGTTAATACAGATTTCTATGGGCGTAGCGCTGTTAAGAAGATCCGCATAGCAAAGGGATACAGGCTTAAGGAATTAGACGAGAGGATCAGGGGCGAACGTATGAAAAACGAGTTTACGGTGATCAGAAGGATGAGGGATGCTGGAATATGCGTGCCAATTGTATATGATTATGATCCATTTGAAAAAACACTTACCTTGAGCCAAATTCAAGGGGAATTACTTAGGGATGTCATACGTGCGAGGCCGAACGTTATGGGCAACGTAGGACATGATGTTGCAGTTATGCACAAAAATAAAATTTCACACGGAGACCTTACAGTGAACAATATAATCGTATCTGACAGGATATGCTTTATCGATGCGAGTATGGGAAAGGTAAACGCAGAACTAGAAGACCTTGCAGTCGATGTGTATACTCTTGAGGATTCAATAAATAGCCTGAGTGAAAATGGAAAAACACTCATGAAGGAATTTAAAATGTCGTATAGAGCAAATTTTCCACAAGCAAATGATGTACTGAACATAGTTGAAGACATAAGAAGGAGGCATAGGTATGTTTAA
- a CDS encoding XTP/dITP diphosphatase, producing the protein MFKFVTSNKHKFEEIKELGTRYGIDIEWVNMKYEEIQEESTEKISYDSCKKLINLVDSPFFIDDTGLYIESLNGFPGPYSSYVSKTIGNYGILKLMNGIEKRSAYFVTVISLNEGGKITQFTGKVIGEISKEIRGKNGFGYDPIFIPNGSERTFAEMETSEKNMVSHRSMAFKGLFSYIKENYNK; encoded by the coding sequence ATGTTTAAATTCGTTACAAGCAACAAGCACAAGTTTGAAGAGATCAAAGAGCTTGGGACACGTTATGGCATAGACATTGAATGGGTCAACATGAAATACGAAGAAATTCAGGAGGAAAGCACAGAAAAAATATCCTATGACAGCTGCAAGAAATTAATTAATTTGGTAGATAGCCCGTTCTTCATAGACGATACTGGGCTATATATTGAAAGCCTTAACGGCTTCCCTGGCCCATACTCATCATATGTTTCAAAAACCATAGGTAATTACGGCATATTGAAGTTGATGAACGGCATAGAAAAGAGAAGCGCTTACTTCGTTACTGTAATATCATTAAATGAGGGTGGAAAAATAACTCAGTTTACTGGCAAGGTCATTGGCGAAATATCAAAGGAGATCAGAGGAAAAAATGGATTTGGTTACGATCCTATATTTATTCCGAATGGAAGTGAAAGAACATTCGCAGAAATGGAAACTTCTGAAAAAAATATGGTTTCGCACAGGAGCATGGCATTCAAAGGGTTATTCAGCTATATTAAGGAAAACTACAATAAGTGA
- a CDS encoding FAD-dependent oxidoreductase, which translates to MSEFDVAVIGAGPAGSSAAIRLAQNGMNVLLVERGDPPGTKNVSGAVLWGNELAKVVPDWERSAPVERYVTRKEVAFLTEKSKIAISFSSEELQNSKSGKIIVRGKFDQWLAKKAKDAGAMLVTGVTVDRLAIDNGKVIGIQQDNDVITADAVVVAEGANPRVLINSGLRPKLSDRDVALGIKETIKLPENVINERFNVDSKSGFASEFVLGFLDDGLLSGGFLYTNKDTVSLGIVASLDRLRANGVTHSYDIMGKFEEHPFIKNLIKDGIPDEYAAHLVPEGGISSMPKLYGNGYLVAGDAAAFTFSNGMVLQGINYAITSGILAADTIIENRNNINENTLAKYVDKLRESYVLSDLYNFNGIQNVTWSDFVQKSLPTLAESVMMSLFDEKGMPKKHLRQIVTDAMKSGHMKYSDLITNGYRVIKRM; encoded by the coding sequence ATGAGTGAATTTGACGTTGCGGTAATAGGTGCAGGGCCGGCAGGATCTTCCGCTGCCATAAGGCTTGCCCAAAACGGGATGAATGTCCTACTTGTTGAACGTGGTGACCCTCCAGGAACAAAGAACGTATCAGGTGCAGTTCTCTGGGGCAATGAACTTGCTAAGGTTGTCCCAGATTGGGAGAGGAGTGCACCAGTTGAAAGATACGTTACAAGAAAAGAAGTAGCCTTCCTCACGGAAAAATCCAAGATTGCTATTAGTTTTAGCTCAGAGGAACTCCAGAATAGTAAGTCTGGAAAGATTATTGTCAGAGGCAAGTTTGACCAGTGGCTTGCAAAAAAGGCCAAGGATGCTGGAGCGATGCTTGTAACCGGCGTTACTGTAGATAGACTCGCCATCGACAATGGAAAAGTAATCGGCATACAGCAGGACAATGACGTAATTACTGCTGATGCCGTAGTGGTAGCAGAAGGGGCCAATCCTAGGGTACTTATAAACTCAGGCCTTAGGCCGAAATTATCCGACCGTGATGTTGCGCTCGGAATAAAAGAAACAATTAAACTTCCCGAAAATGTCATAAACGAAAGGTTTAACGTCGATTCAAAAAGCGGATTTGCATCTGAGTTCGTGCTTGGTTTCCTCGATGACGGATTGCTTTCTGGCGGTTTTCTCTATACAAATAAAGATACAGTCTCACTCGGTATAGTTGCTTCATTAGATCGCCTTAGGGCAAATGGAGTGACACATTCTTACGATATAATGGGAAAGTTCGAAGAACATCCTTTCATAAAGAACCTTATAAAAGATGGCATACCGGATGAATATGCGGCTCATCTTGTACCCGAAGGTGGAATTTCGAGCATGCCAAAACTCTATGGAAATGGATATCTTGTGGCCGGTGATGCCGCAGCATTCACATTCAGCAATGGCATGGTGCTGCAGGGAATAAATTATGCCATTACATCTGGCATACTAGCTGCCGATACAATAATAGAAAACAGAAATAACATAAATGAAAATACACTGGCAAAGTACGTTGATAAACTAAGGGAAAGTTACGTACTCAGCGATCTCTACAACTTCAATGGCATACAGAACGTAACGTGGAGTGATTTTGTACAAAAAAGCCTCCCTACCCTTGCGGAATCAGTTATGATGAGCCTCTTCGATGAAAAGGGAATGCCGAAAAAGCATCTTAGGCAGATTGTCACAGACGCAATGAAGAGCGGCCACATGAAGTACAGCGATCTCATTACAAATGGGTACCGTGTTATAAAGAGGATGTGA
- a CDS encoding ferredoxin family protein has translation MKIEEKLSLLNYKTDKSYAHITINPDICSTCPDHFCVFACPANCYTLINGKLNFKYEDCVECGTCDIACSHGSVKWTLPKGDNGVIYKYG, from the coding sequence ATGAAAATAGAAGAAAAATTATCGTTATTAAATTATAAAACGGATAAATCATACGCACATATAACAATAAACCCGGATATATGCAGTACATGCCCAGATCATTTCTGCGTGTTTGCGTGCCCTGCCAACTGCTATACGCTTATAAATGGCAAGCTTAACTTCAAATATGAAGACTGCGTAGAATGTGGAACCTGCGATATAGCCTGCTCCCATGGGAGTGTTAAGTGGACGCTACCAAAGGGGGATAACGGAGTTATATACAAATACGGGTGA
- a CDS encoding electron transfer flavoprotein subunit beta/FixA family protein: protein MLNIVVMIKQVPDSSEVEIDPVKMTLNRTKARNVVNASDLNALEYALQIKDKVGATITVISMGPPMADSAIIECMARGADRGILITDRAFAGADTYPTGLTLAATISKIGNVDIIFGGDETTDSSTGHVGPGVAEFLGIDQITYAKTVDYEDGYVVATRELEDGDEIVKVKPPVLVTVLLNSNLPRHQSLRKKIDALRKGVESWGVNELGLKPEWVGLRGSPTIVRSMKTIKEIEHMKKKIDIDHLGDMVKELVDKGLIKAGGSQ from the coding sequence GTGTTGAACATAGTGGTTATGATTAAGCAAGTTCCTGACAGCAGTGAAGTTGAAATTGATCCGGTGAAGATGACGTTAAACAGAACGAAGGCTAGGAACGTAGTAAACGCTTCTGACTTAAATGCACTGGAATACGCCCTACAGATAAAGGATAAAGTGGGTGCCACGATAACTGTAATATCTATGGGGCCACCGATGGCAGATTCAGCCATAATAGAATGCATGGCTAGGGGCGCAGATCGTGGCATACTCATAACTGATAGGGCATTTGCTGGTGCCGATACTTATCCGACAGGCCTAACGCTTGCGGCAACGATATCTAAAATAGGGAACGTTGACATAATATTTGGAGGAGACGAAACAACTGATTCTAGTACAGGTCACGTAGGTCCCGGGGTAGCAGAATTCCTCGGTATAGATCAAATTACATATGCAAAAACAGTAGACTACGAAGATGGATATGTAGTAGCTACTCGTGAACTTGAAGATGGTGACGAAATTGTAAAAGTAAAGCCTCCGGTACTGGTAACTGTACTCTTGAATTCAAATTTACCAAGGCACCAGAGCCTCAGGAAAAAGATAGACGCTTTGAGGAAAGGCGTTGAAAGTTGGGGCGTAAATGAGCTCGGTTTAAAGCCTGAGTGGGTTGGTCTTCGCGGATCTCCTACCATAGTAAGATCTATGAAGACAATAAAGGAGATTGAGCATATGAAGAAGAAGATAGATATAGATCACCTTGGCGATATGGTTAAGGAACTTGTTGACAAGGGTCTAATAAAGGCAGGTGGTTCCCAATGA